One window from the genome of Calliopsis andreniformis isolate RMS-2024a chromosome 12, iyCalAndr_principal, whole genome shotgun sequence encodes:
- the LOC143185548 gene encoding uncharacterized protein LOC143185548 isoform X3, producing the protein MAEDSDRRQLPPGWERRYDIRSGRPYFINHFNRTTTWEDPRVRYWQYSQYVQSQISMALSSATTVTSQDIPMQTGGSRGGGHLGYAGAHRAPQIYPTPSPYHNPPFAFLPPSLQELKTPLSLKSVSGMTNRFGDMTLGSPTPMMNMETSLTQNSDAELQVAKINAMFPTVSDTHIRLLLKKYHNRAALVVSALQVEKNPLCAPGPCTPVGVHSNYAISRWRLAPHAIHTAVTLSAPRGVRPAPNSPKMKLRYLKNVFPKVEETMLLDILEQSDNNVQKASEKLIDLGYEKRNPTAPRSLAKRKEEEQVKNVQAAPTPPPRMKSLEEKNKMKARLMEKYKSVPERVIMLAMDSVDYDEERAIHILDIMVTEEATKPLCTSSSQSSRSDERKDSPPITEAVKLTASPIKKVTKDAESEKSKRSKNKIETPKVSRGTSTTEDNEYKSPYLTKPVGPNPDLPKGADNDLLLPDYAPWSGPDPNLLTKETFGKTLAHGHNPSLLSGSRYIAKGPNPELRKGPLRGITQGSIYSQRNMANIESRDSF; encoded by the exons CTCAGTATGTTCAGTCACAAATTTCAATGGCACTGAGTTCTGCTACAACCGTAACTTCCCAAGATATACCGATGCAG ACTGGAGGAAGCAGAGGTGGTGGACATTTAGGTTATGCAGGAGCTCACAGAGCTCCGCAAATTTATCCAACACCATCTCCTTATCATAATCCACCATTTGCATTTTTACCACCTAGTTTACAG GAGCTGAAAACTCCATTATCATTGAAGTCAGTTAGTGGAATGACAAACAGATTTGGGGACATGACGTTAGGATCACCAACACCAATGATGAATATGGAAACAAGTTTAACACAAAACTCAGATGCAGAACTACAAGTTGCCAAAATCAATGCTATGTTTCCAACAGTCTCTGATACCCACATTCGACTTCTTTTGAAAAA ATACCATAACAGAGCAGCTTTGGTTGTCAGCGCTCTTCAAGTGGAAAAGAATCCTCTTTGTGCTCCAGGACCGTGCACACCTGTGGGAGTGCATTCAAACTATGCAATATCAAGATGGCGATTAGCACCTCATGCTATACATACAGCTGTAACATTGAGTGCACCTCGAGGGGTTCGGCCAGCCCCTAACTCCCCAAAAATGAAACTTAG GTATCTGAAAAATGTATTTCCAAAAGTTGAAGAAACTATGTTACTTGATATATTGGAACAAAGTGATAATAATGTTCAGAAAGCTTCTGAAAAACTGATTGATCTAGGTTACGAGAAACGAAATCCTACAGCTCCTAGATCATTAGCAAAACGAAAAGAAGAAGAACAA GTAAAGAATGTACAAGCTGCACCAACTCCTCCACCACGAATGAAAAGTTTAGAGGAGAAAAATAAAA TGAAAGCACGTTTAATGGAGAAATATAAGTCAGTACCAGAGAGAGTGATAATGCTTGCCATGGATAGTGTCGATTATGATGAGGAAAGAGCAATACATATACTGGATATCATGGTTACAGAAGAAGCTACAAAACCTTTGTGTACATCAAGTAGTCAGAG CAGTAGAAGTGATGAAAGAAAAGATAGTCCACCGATAACTGAAGCTGTAAAATTAACTGCATCACCAATTAAAAAAGTAACTAAAGATGCAGAATCAGAGAAATCTAAGCGatctaagaataaaatagaaacgCCAAA AGTTTCTCGAGGAACCAGTACTACAGAAGATAACGAATACAAATCTCCGTATTTAACAAAACCTGTTGGACCAAATCCTGATTTACCAAAAGGAGCTGACAATGATTTACTCTT ACCTGACTATGCACCATGGTCAGGCCCAGAtccaaatttattaacaaaagaaACATTCGGCAAAACTCTGGCACATGGTCACAACCCAAGCTTACTTTCTGGAAGTCGTTACATTGCCAAAGGTCCTAATCCAGAATTGAGAAAAGGTCCACTGAGAGGAATAACTCAAGGTTCCATTTACTCTCAAAGGAACATGGCCAACATAGAAAGTCGTG
- the LOC143185548 gene encoding uncharacterized protein LOC143185548 isoform X1 yields MAEDSDRRQLPPGWERRYDIRSGRPYFINHFNRTTTWEDPRVRYWQYSQYVQSQISMALSSATTVTSQDIPMQTGGSRGGGHLGYAGAHRAPQIYPTPSPYHNPPFAFLPPSLQELKTPLSLKSVSGMTNRFGDMTLGSPTPMMNMETSLTQNSDAELQVAKINAMFPTVSDTHIRLLLKKYHNRAALVVSALQVEKNPLCAPGPCTPVGVHSNYAISRWRLAPHAIHTAVTLSAPRGVRPAPNSPKMKLRYLKNVFPKVEETMLLDILEQSDNNVQKASEKLIDLGYEKRNPTAPRSLAKRKEEEQVKNVQAAPTPPPRMKSLEEKNKMKARLMEKYKSVPERVIMLAMDSVDYDEERAIHILDIMVTEEATKPLCTSSSQSSRSDERKDSPPITEAVKLTASPIKKVTKDAESEKSKRSKNKIETPKKKMWDDICRVSRGTSTTEDNEYKSPYLTKPVGPNPDLPKGADNDLLLPDYAPWSGPDPNLLTKETFGKTLAHGHNPSLLSGSRYIAKGPNPELRKGPLRGITQGSIYSQRNMANIESRDSF; encoded by the exons CTCAGTATGTTCAGTCACAAATTTCAATGGCACTGAGTTCTGCTACAACCGTAACTTCCCAAGATATACCGATGCAG ACTGGAGGAAGCAGAGGTGGTGGACATTTAGGTTATGCAGGAGCTCACAGAGCTCCGCAAATTTATCCAACACCATCTCCTTATCATAATCCACCATTTGCATTTTTACCACCTAGTTTACAG GAGCTGAAAACTCCATTATCATTGAAGTCAGTTAGTGGAATGACAAACAGATTTGGGGACATGACGTTAGGATCACCAACACCAATGATGAATATGGAAACAAGTTTAACACAAAACTCAGATGCAGAACTACAAGTTGCCAAAATCAATGCTATGTTTCCAACAGTCTCTGATACCCACATTCGACTTCTTTTGAAAAA ATACCATAACAGAGCAGCTTTGGTTGTCAGCGCTCTTCAAGTGGAAAAGAATCCTCTTTGTGCTCCAGGACCGTGCACACCTGTGGGAGTGCATTCAAACTATGCAATATCAAGATGGCGATTAGCACCTCATGCTATACATACAGCTGTAACATTGAGTGCACCTCGAGGGGTTCGGCCAGCCCCTAACTCCCCAAAAATGAAACTTAG GTATCTGAAAAATGTATTTCCAAAAGTTGAAGAAACTATGTTACTTGATATATTGGAACAAAGTGATAATAATGTTCAGAAAGCTTCTGAAAAACTGATTGATCTAGGTTACGAGAAACGAAATCCTACAGCTCCTAGATCATTAGCAAAACGAAAAGAAGAAGAACAA GTAAAGAATGTACAAGCTGCACCAACTCCTCCACCACGAATGAAAAGTTTAGAGGAGAAAAATAAAA TGAAAGCACGTTTAATGGAGAAATATAAGTCAGTACCAGAGAGAGTGATAATGCTTGCCATGGATAGTGTCGATTATGATGAGGAAAGAGCAATACATATACTGGATATCATGGTTACAGAAGAAGCTACAAAACCTTTGTGTACATCAAGTAGTCAGAG CAGTAGAAGTGATGAAAGAAAAGATAGTCCACCGATAACTGAAGCTGTAAAATTAACTGCATCACCAATTAAAAAAGTAACTAAAGATGCAGAATCAGAGAAATCTAAGCGatctaagaataaaatagaaacgCCAAA AAAAAAAATGTGGGATGATATTTGTAGAGTTTCTCGAGGAACCAGTACTACAGAAGATAACGAATACAAATCTCCGTATTTAACAAAACCTGTTGGACCAAATCCTGATTTACCAAAAGGAGCTGACAATGATTTACTCTT ACCTGACTATGCACCATGGTCAGGCCCAGAtccaaatttattaacaaaagaaACATTCGGCAAAACTCTGGCACATGGTCACAACCCAAGCTTACTTTCTGGAAGTCGTTACATTGCCAAAGGTCCTAATCCAGAATTGAGAAAAGGTCCACTGAGAGGAATAACTCAAGGTTCCATTTACTCTCAAAGGAACATGGCCAACATAGAAAGTCGTG
- the LOC143185548 gene encoding uncharacterized protein LOC143185548 isoform X2: MAEDSDRRQLPPGWERRYDIRSGRPYFINHFNRTTTWEDPRVRYWQYSQYVQSQISMALSSATTVTSQDIPMQTGGSRGGGHLGYAGAHRAPQIYPTPSPYHNPPFAFLPPSLQELKTPLSLKSVSGMTNRFGDMTLGSPTPMMNMETSLTQNSDAELQVAKINAMFPTVSDTHIRLLLKKYHNRAALVVSALQVEKNPLCAPGPCTPVGVHSNYAISRWRLAPHAIHTAVTLSAPRGVRPAPNSPKMKLRYLKNVFPKVEETMLLDILEQSDNNVQKASEKLIDLGYEKRNPTAPRSLAKRKEEEQVKNVQAAPTPPPRMKSLEEKNKMKARLMEKYKSVPERVIMLAMDSVDYDEERAIHILDIMVTEEATKPLCTSSSQSSRSDERKDSPPITEAVKLTASPIKKVTKDAESEKSKRSKNKIETPKKKMWDDICRVSRGTSTTEDNEYKSPYLTKPVGPNPDLPKGADNDLLLPDYAPWSGPDPNLLTKETFGKTLAHGHNPSLLSGSRYIAKGPNPELRKGPLRGITQGSIYSQRNMANIESRGK, encoded by the exons CTCAGTATGTTCAGTCACAAATTTCAATGGCACTGAGTTCTGCTACAACCGTAACTTCCCAAGATATACCGATGCAG ACTGGAGGAAGCAGAGGTGGTGGACATTTAGGTTATGCAGGAGCTCACAGAGCTCCGCAAATTTATCCAACACCATCTCCTTATCATAATCCACCATTTGCATTTTTACCACCTAGTTTACAG GAGCTGAAAACTCCATTATCATTGAAGTCAGTTAGTGGAATGACAAACAGATTTGGGGACATGACGTTAGGATCACCAACACCAATGATGAATATGGAAACAAGTTTAACACAAAACTCAGATGCAGAACTACAAGTTGCCAAAATCAATGCTATGTTTCCAACAGTCTCTGATACCCACATTCGACTTCTTTTGAAAAA ATACCATAACAGAGCAGCTTTGGTTGTCAGCGCTCTTCAAGTGGAAAAGAATCCTCTTTGTGCTCCAGGACCGTGCACACCTGTGGGAGTGCATTCAAACTATGCAATATCAAGATGGCGATTAGCACCTCATGCTATACATACAGCTGTAACATTGAGTGCACCTCGAGGGGTTCGGCCAGCCCCTAACTCCCCAAAAATGAAACTTAG GTATCTGAAAAATGTATTTCCAAAAGTTGAAGAAACTATGTTACTTGATATATTGGAACAAAGTGATAATAATGTTCAGAAAGCTTCTGAAAAACTGATTGATCTAGGTTACGAGAAACGAAATCCTACAGCTCCTAGATCATTAGCAAAACGAAAAGAAGAAGAACAA GTAAAGAATGTACAAGCTGCACCAACTCCTCCACCACGAATGAAAAGTTTAGAGGAGAAAAATAAAA TGAAAGCACGTTTAATGGAGAAATATAAGTCAGTACCAGAGAGAGTGATAATGCTTGCCATGGATAGTGTCGATTATGATGAGGAAAGAGCAATACATATACTGGATATCATGGTTACAGAAGAAGCTACAAAACCTTTGTGTACATCAAGTAGTCAGAG CAGTAGAAGTGATGAAAGAAAAGATAGTCCACCGATAACTGAAGCTGTAAAATTAACTGCATCACCAATTAAAAAAGTAACTAAAGATGCAGAATCAGAGAAATCTAAGCGatctaagaataaaatagaaacgCCAAA AAAAAAAATGTGGGATGATATTTGTAGAGTTTCTCGAGGAACCAGTACTACAGAAGATAACGAATACAAATCTCCGTATTTAACAAAACCTGTTGGACCAAATCCTGATTTACCAAAAGGAGCTGACAATGATTTACTCTT ACCTGACTATGCACCATGGTCAGGCCCAGAtccaaatttattaacaaaagaaACATTCGGCAAAACTCTGGCACATGGTCACAACCCAAGCTTACTTTCTGGAAGTCGTTACATTGCCAAAGGTCCTAATCCAGAATTGAGAAAAGGTCCACTGAGAGGAATAACTCAAGGTTCCATTTACTCTCAAAGGAACATGGCCAACATAGAAAGTCGTG
- the LOC143185548 gene encoding uncharacterized protein LOC143185548 isoform X5 — protein sequence MAEDSDRRQLPPGWERRYDIRSGRPYFINHFNRTTTWEDPRVRYWQYSQYVQSQISMALSSATTVTSQDIPMQELKTPLSLKSVSGMTNRFGDMTLGSPTPMMNMETSLTQNSDAELQVAKINAMFPTVSDTHIRLLLKKYHNRAALVVSALQVEKNPLCAPGPCTPVGVHSNYAISRWRLAPHAIHTAVTLSAPRGVRPAPNSPKMKLRYLKNVFPKVEETMLLDILEQSDNNVQKASEKLIDLGYEKRNPTAPRSLAKRKEEEQVKNVQAAPTPPPRMKSLEEKNKMKARLMEKYKSVPERVIMLAMDSVDYDEERAIHILDIMVTEEATKPLCTSSSQSSRSDERKDSPPITEAVKLTASPIKKVTKDAESEKSKRSKNKIETPKKKMWDDICRVSRGTSTTEDNEYKSPYLTKPVGPNPDLPKGADNDLLLPDYAPWSGPDPNLLTKETFGKTLAHGHNPSLLSGSRYIAKGPNPELRKGPLRGITQGSIYSQRNMANIESRDSF from the exons CTCAGTATGTTCAGTCACAAATTTCAATGGCACTGAGTTCTGCTACAACCGTAACTTCCCAAGATATACCGATGCAG GAGCTGAAAACTCCATTATCATTGAAGTCAGTTAGTGGAATGACAAACAGATTTGGGGACATGACGTTAGGATCACCAACACCAATGATGAATATGGAAACAAGTTTAACACAAAACTCAGATGCAGAACTACAAGTTGCCAAAATCAATGCTATGTTTCCAACAGTCTCTGATACCCACATTCGACTTCTTTTGAAAAA ATACCATAACAGAGCAGCTTTGGTTGTCAGCGCTCTTCAAGTGGAAAAGAATCCTCTTTGTGCTCCAGGACCGTGCACACCTGTGGGAGTGCATTCAAACTATGCAATATCAAGATGGCGATTAGCACCTCATGCTATACATACAGCTGTAACATTGAGTGCACCTCGAGGGGTTCGGCCAGCCCCTAACTCCCCAAAAATGAAACTTAG GTATCTGAAAAATGTATTTCCAAAAGTTGAAGAAACTATGTTACTTGATATATTGGAACAAAGTGATAATAATGTTCAGAAAGCTTCTGAAAAACTGATTGATCTAGGTTACGAGAAACGAAATCCTACAGCTCCTAGATCATTAGCAAAACGAAAAGAAGAAGAACAA GTAAAGAATGTACAAGCTGCACCAACTCCTCCACCACGAATGAAAAGTTTAGAGGAGAAAAATAAAA TGAAAGCACGTTTAATGGAGAAATATAAGTCAGTACCAGAGAGAGTGATAATGCTTGCCATGGATAGTGTCGATTATGATGAGGAAAGAGCAATACATATACTGGATATCATGGTTACAGAAGAAGCTACAAAACCTTTGTGTACATCAAGTAGTCAGAG CAGTAGAAGTGATGAAAGAAAAGATAGTCCACCGATAACTGAAGCTGTAAAATTAACTGCATCACCAATTAAAAAAGTAACTAAAGATGCAGAATCAGAGAAATCTAAGCGatctaagaataaaatagaaacgCCAAA AAAAAAAATGTGGGATGATATTTGTAGAGTTTCTCGAGGAACCAGTACTACAGAAGATAACGAATACAAATCTCCGTATTTAACAAAACCTGTTGGACCAAATCCTGATTTACCAAAAGGAGCTGACAATGATTTACTCTT ACCTGACTATGCACCATGGTCAGGCCCAGAtccaaatttattaacaaaagaaACATTCGGCAAAACTCTGGCACATGGTCACAACCCAAGCTTACTTTCTGGAAGTCGTTACATTGCCAAAGGTCCTAATCCAGAATTGAGAAAAGGTCCACTGAGAGGAATAACTCAAGGTTCCATTTACTCTCAAAGGAACATGGCCAACATAGAAAGTCGTG
- the LOC143185548 gene encoding uncharacterized protein LOC143185548 isoform X4, which yields MAEDSDRRQLPPGWERRYDIRSGRPYFINHFNRTTTWEDPRVRYWQYSQYVQSQISMALSSATTVTSQDIPMQTGGSRGGGHLGYAGAHRAPQIYPTPSPYHNPPFAFLPPSLQELKTPLSLKSVSGMTNRFGDMTLGSPTPMMNMETSLTQNSDAELQVAKINAMFPTVSDTHIRLLLKKYHNRAALVVSALQVEKNPLCAPGPCTPVGVHSNYAISRWRLAPHAIHTAVTLSAPRGVRPAPNSPKMKLRYLKNVFPKVEETMLLDILEQSDNNVQKASEKLIDLGYEKRNPTAPRSLAKRKEEEQVKNVQAAPTPPPRMKSLEEKNKMKARLMEKYKSVPERVIMLAMDSVDYDEERAIHILDIMVTEEATKPLCTSSSQSSRSDERKDSPPITEAVKLTASPIKKVTKDAESEKSKRSKNKIETPKVSRGTSTTEDNEYKSPYLTKPVGPNPDLPKGADNDLLLPDYAPWSGPDPNLLTKETFGKTLAHGHNPSLLSGSRYIAKGPNPELRKGPLRGITQGSIYSQRNMANIESRGK from the exons CTCAGTATGTTCAGTCACAAATTTCAATGGCACTGAGTTCTGCTACAACCGTAACTTCCCAAGATATACCGATGCAG ACTGGAGGAAGCAGAGGTGGTGGACATTTAGGTTATGCAGGAGCTCACAGAGCTCCGCAAATTTATCCAACACCATCTCCTTATCATAATCCACCATTTGCATTTTTACCACCTAGTTTACAG GAGCTGAAAACTCCATTATCATTGAAGTCAGTTAGTGGAATGACAAACAGATTTGGGGACATGACGTTAGGATCACCAACACCAATGATGAATATGGAAACAAGTTTAACACAAAACTCAGATGCAGAACTACAAGTTGCCAAAATCAATGCTATGTTTCCAACAGTCTCTGATACCCACATTCGACTTCTTTTGAAAAA ATACCATAACAGAGCAGCTTTGGTTGTCAGCGCTCTTCAAGTGGAAAAGAATCCTCTTTGTGCTCCAGGACCGTGCACACCTGTGGGAGTGCATTCAAACTATGCAATATCAAGATGGCGATTAGCACCTCATGCTATACATACAGCTGTAACATTGAGTGCACCTCGAGGGGTTCGGCCAGCCCCTAACTCCCCAAAAATGAAACTTAG GTATCTGAAAAATGTATTTCCAAAAGTTGAAGAAACTATGTTACTTGATATATTGGAACAAAGTGATAATAATGTTCAGAAAGCTTCTGAAAAACTGATTGATCTAGGTTACGAGAAACGAAATCCTACAGCTCCTAGATCATTAGCAAAACGAAAAGAAGAAGAACAA GTAAAGAATGTACAAGCTGCACCAACTCCTCCACCACGAATGAAAAGTTTAGAGGAGAAAAATAAAA TGAAAGCACGTTTAATGGAGAAATATAAGTCAGTACCAGAGAGAGTGATAATGCTTGCCATGGATAGTGTCGATTATGATGAGGAAAGAGCAATACATATACTGGATATCATGGTTACAGAAGAAGCTACAAAACCTTTGTGTACATCAAGTAGTCAGAG CAGTAGAAGTGATGAAAGAAAAGATAGTCCACCGATAACTGAAGCTGTAAAATTAACTGCATCACCAATTAAAAAAGTAACTAAAGATGCAGAATCAGAGAAATCTAAGCGatctaagaataaaatagaaacgCCAAA AGTTTCTCGAGGAACCAGTACTACAGAAGATAACGAATACAAATCTCCGTATTTAACAAAACCTGTTGGACCAAATCCTGATTTACCAAAAGGAGCTGACAATGATTTACTCTT ACCTGACTATGCACCATGGTCAGGCCCAGAtccaaatttattaacaaaagaaACATTCGGCAAAACTCTGGCACATGGTCACAACCCAAGCTTACTTTCTGGAAGTCGTTACATTGCCAAAGGTCCTAATCCAGAATTGAGAAAAGGTCCACTGAGAGGAATAACTCAAGGTTCCATTTACTCTCAAAGGAACATGGCCAACATAGAAAGTCGTG